The proteins below are encoded in one region of Sebastes fasciatus isolate fSebFas1 chromosome 16, fSebFas1.pri, whole genome shotgun sequence:
- the exosc8 gene encoding exosome complex component RRP43, with protein MAAGFKIAEPLEYHRSFLKENCRPDGRELSDFRTTTLNIGSISTADGSALVKVGNTTVICGIKVELTNPTVEAPGKGYIVPNVDLPPLCSSRFRPGPPGEQAQAASQFIADVIESSEVIQTEDLCIERGKLCWVLYCDIMCLDYDGNVLDACIIALLAALKNTQIPEVNINTETSAPEVNLEKRRGLRIHKHPVGASFCVFDDSILFVDPTAEEESLSTAHLTMVTDEEDRLCVVHKPGGTSLSGEKLQECISRATARQREIQKLIDKVIHSVKTAQ; from the exons ATGGCGGCTGGTTTCAA GATTGCTGAGCCTCTGGAGTACCACAGGAGCTTTCTG AAAGAAAACTGTAGACCTGATGGACGGGAGCTGTCAGACTTCAGAACCACAACACTAAACATAG GGTCCATATCTACAGCAGATGGCTCCGCCCTGGTGAAGGTTGGAAACACCACCGTCATCTGTGGGATCAAAGTG GAGCTGACAAACCCTACGGTGGAGGCACCTGGGAAAGGTTACATTG TGCCCAATGTGGACCTGCCGCCGTTGTGTTCCTCTCGGTTTCGGCCGGGTCCACCAGGAGAGCAGGCGCAGGCTGCCAGCCAGTTCATCGCTGATGTCATTGAAAG CTCTGAGGTGATCCAGACAGAGGACTTGTGCATTGAAAGAGGAAAG CTCTGCTGGGTGCTCTACTGTGACATCATGTGTCTGGACTACGATGGCAACGTGCTGGATGCTTGTATCATTGCCCTGCTGGCTGCCCTGAAGAACA CACAAATCCCAGAGGtcaacatcaacacagaaaCTAGTGCCCCAGAGGTGAATTTAGAAAAGAGACGTGGCCTGCGTATTCACAAACATCCAGTCGGTGCCTCTTTTTGTGTCTTCGATGA CTCCATACTGTTCGTAGACCCCACAGCTGAGGAGGAGAGCCTGTCGACCGCTCACCTCACCATGGTGACAGACGAGGAAGATCGACTCTGCGTCGTACACAAACCAG GTGGGACGTCGCTGTCGGGCGAGAAGCTGCAGGAGTGTATCAGCAGAGCAACGGCGCGACAGAGAGAGATCCAGAAGCTCATTGACAAAGTCATACACAGTGTGAAGACGGCACAATAA
- the alg5 gene encoding dolichyl-phosphate beta-glucosyltransferase: MDFLCEIVQALVALAALGFIVVLIIVHVTAGMVNLTRHEKEKYFLTATGEKELFPSLHDPHSRELSVVIPAYQEELRMPVMLDEATEYLENRQKQHPSFTYEVIVVDDGSKDKTTEVAMRYSRKYGADKVRVLTLVENRGKGGAVRMGTLSSRGKFILMADADGATKFSDIDKVEAGLNELNPKPENMAISCGSRAHLEQDSVAQRSMFRTFLMYGFHFLVWFLCVRGIKDTQCGFKLFTREAALKTFSCLHVERWAFDVELLYIAQCFKIPVAEVAVNWTEIEGSKLVPFWSWLQMGRDLIIIRLRYFTGAWKLQSPQKTD; the protein is encoded by the exons ATGGATTTCCTCTGTGAAATAGTTCAAGCCTTGGTCGCATTGGCAGCTCTAGGGTTTATTGTG GTGCTCATAATAGTCCACGTCACTGCAGGGATGGTGAACCTGACACGCCACGAGAAGGAGAAATACTTTCTCACTGCGACAGGAGAGAAGGAGCTTTTCCCCAGCCTGCATGATCCCCATTCCAGGGAGCTCTCTGTGGTGATACCGGCCTACCAAGAGGAACTCCGGA TGCCTGTGATGTTGGATGAAGCTACAGAGTACCTGGAAAACAGACAG AAACAGCATCCCTCTTTTACCTATGAGGTCATTGTGGTTGACGATGGCAGCAAAGACAAAACCACAGAG GTTGCTATGCGGTACAGCAGGAAGTACGGTGCTGATAAAGTGCGTGTCCTGACGCTGGTGGAGAACAGGGGTAAAGGAGGAGCTGTGCGGATG GGAACTCTGAGCTCCAGAGGGAAGTTCATTCTGATGGCAGATGCTGACGGAGCCACAAAGTTTTCTGACATTGACAAAGTGGAGGCTGGACTGAACGAGCTCAACCCTAAACCG GAGAACATGGCAATTTCCTGTGGGTCCAGAGCTCACCTGGAGCAAGACTCGGTAGCTCAG CGATCTATGTTTCGTACATTCCTGATGTATGGCTTTCACTTCCTGGTGTGGTTCCTCTGTGTGAGAGGGATCAAGGACACACAGTGCGGCTTCAAGCTTTTCACACGTGAGGCTGCGCTCAAGACCTTCTCTTGTCTCCACGTAGAACGATG GGCTTTTGATGTGGAGCTCCTGTATATTGCCCAGTGTTTTAAAATCCCCGTAGCAGAGGTGGCGGTCAACTGGACTGAAATAGAAG GATCCAAGCTGGTCCCGTTTTGGAGCTGGCTGCAGATGGGACGAGACCTGATCATCATTCGCCTGCGCTACTTCACCGGAGCCTGGAAGCTGCAGTCACCACAGAAGACTGACTAG